A genomic window from Chloroflexota bacterium includes:
- a CDS encoding cobalamin biosynthesis protein CbiM yields MLLSPTPLHIPDGFLNLVISLIFWAATIIMVGLAISKTNKTLGEKQIPLMGVMAAFIFAAQMLNFPVAGGTSGHFLGGALAAIVLGPWAGILVMTAVIAVQGLLFQDGGLLVMGANIFNMGILTAVIGFGLYRMVGGAKKGLRLTIAGAAAWLATMAAALLTALQLWLSGTSRLEIVLPAMLGVHILIGVGEALITVAALAFIERTRPDLLNAEKTAASGGRGWIMAGILVTFLAVMISPLASGSPDGLERVAENLGFLADGKAASYQILPDYTIPFLGETALSTIFAGVIGALILMGLLVLLGRSLRRAGSRE; encoded by the coding sequence ATGTTACTCTCTCCCACACCCCTACACATCCCCGATGGATTTCTTAACCTGGTCATCTCACTGATTTTCTGGGCGGCCACTATCATCATGGTTGGTCTGGCAATCTCAAAGACCAATAAAACCCTCGGCGAGAAACAAATTCCGCTGATGGGCGTGATGGCGGCCTTCATCTTCGCCGCGCAAATGCTCAACTTCCCCGTAGCAGGGGGCACATCCGGTCACTTTTTGGGCGGCGCGCTGGCGGCGATTGTGCTCGGCCCCTGGGCGGGCATTTTAGTTATGACCGCTGTAATTGCTGTTCAGGGTTTGCTCTTTCAGGATGGCGGCCTGTTGGTCATGGGTGCAAATATTTTCAATATGGGCATTCTCACCGCGGTAATCGGCTTTGGACTTTATCGCATGGTCGGCGGTGCGAAAAAAGGGCTGCGCCTGACTATAGCCGGAGCCGCCGCCTGGCTGGCAACCATGGCCGCCGCCCTGCTGACCGCGCTGCAACTCTGGCTGAGCGGCACTTCGCGCCTGGAGATTGTTCTACCGGCCATGCTGGGCGTGCATATTCTGATCGGCGTTGGCGAAGCCCTGATTACGGTTGCCGCATTGGCCTTCATTGAGCGCACGCGCCCCGACTTGCTCAACGCGGAGAAAACCGCGGCCAGCGGCGGGCGCGGCTGGATTATGGCCGGAATACTTGTCACTTTTTTGGCAGTAATGATTTCTCCCCTGGCATCCGGCTCTCCGGACGGGCTGGAGCGTGTAGCCGAAAATCTTGGTTTTCTCGCCGATGGAAAAGCCGCATCCTATCAAATTTTGCCCGATTACACGATCCCCTTCCTCGGCGAAACCGCCCTCTCCACCATTTTCGCCGGAGTCATCGGCGCGCTGATTTTGATGGGGCTACTGGTTTTGCTGGGGCGCAGTTTGCGGAGAGCAGGCAGCAGGGAGTAG